The DNA region GCTGGTGGCTCCGGCATTTGCTGCAGCAATGCAGATCATACCTCCAACAACAAGTGCCATTGGCTCGAATAATTTTCCGGTCCATCCTACACCGATAAACACGAGGCAAGTCGCCATGATGGTAGCAATGGTCATCCCGGAAATCGGATTATTCGAAGAACCAATAAGTCCGACAATGCGCGAAGAAACGGTTACGAAGAAAGCTCCAAATATGACGATCAATATACCTACCAATAATTTAGAGATCATTCCTTGTCCGGGTATGATGGGCAATAATGCAACCAATAAGACCAAACCTAAACTTCCGTATAAAACCACTTTCAAATTGAGATCGCGCTCTGTACGGCTCACCACCTGATCACCTCCCAACTTAACCGAACCAATAGATTCTTTAAATGAACTAACGATCGTTGGTATCGTTTTGATCAGTGTAATAAAACCTCCGGCAGCAACTGCCCCGGCTCCAATTTGCCGGATATAACATCGGTAAATAACCTCTGCACTATTAGCAAAAGTATGAGTGGTCTCATCCCAACCAAAACGCGTCGGATTAAATCCGAGTTTTAAAACTTGCGCATAGATGATATCACCCGGAACTAATGTTGCCAAAAGCGGAATGAGCACAAATGAACTCAAAACTCCTCCTGCTACAAGTACACCTGCAATTTTAGGTCCGATGATATATCCAACACCTAAATATTCCGGTGTAATTTCTCCTTGGATCCGACCCGCCGGCCAATATTTATTACTCAATTGAGTGACATAGGTGGGCACTTCTGCAATCAGGTGAAAAACCTTTTGCATCATGGCATACAGAATAGCCACGCCCAATCCCAAATACGCCGTTTTGGCAAAATCGCCGCCCTTCTCTCCGGCTACCAAAACACTTGCGCAGGCTGTACCTTCAGGGTAAGGAAGGGTTTGATGTTCTTTCACAATCAGCGATTTTCGCAAAGGAATCATCATTAAGGTTCCCAGGATTCCTCCTAATACCGCCAATGTAAAAATGGTCCAGTAATTAAATGATTCCACGCCGTTACTTTCGGCAGATAAAAATAAAAATCCGGGTAACGTGAAGACCACTCCGGCTGCGATGGATTCACCGGCAGAACCGGTTGTCTGAATAATATTATTTTCGAGAATGGTCGTTTTAAAGAATTTGCGTCCCAGCGATATGGCCAGCACCGCAATAGGAATCGATGCAGATACTGTAAGGCCTGCTTTGAGTGCAAGATAAACAGTAGCAGCTCCAAATAAAATTCCAAAAAAGATTCCCAACAGAATTGCCTTGACCGAGAACTCAGCCACAGTTTCATTAGCAGGAATAAAAGGTTTGAATGTGTTGTTTTGGTTTTCCATATTCGTTTTTTAGATATGCATCA from Saprospiraceae bacterium includes:
- a CDS encoding oligopeptide transporter, OPT family, coding for MENQNNTFKPFIPANETVAEFSVKAILLGIFFGILFGAATVYLALKAGLTVSASIPIAVLAISLGRKFFKTTILENNIIQTTGSAGESIAAGVVFTLPGFLFLSAESNGVESFNYWTIFTLAVLGGILGTLMMIPLRKSLIVKEHQTLPYPEGTACASVLVAGEKGGDFAKTAYLGLGVAILYAMMQKVFHLIAEVPTYVTQLSNKYWPAGRIQGEITPEYLGVGYIIGPKIAGVLVAGGVLSSFVLIPLLATLVPGDIIYAQVLKLGFNPTRFGWDETTHTFANSAEVIYRCYIRQIGAGAVAAGGFITLIKTIPTIVSSFKESIGSVKLGGDQVVSRTERDLNLKVVLYGSLGLVLLVALLPIIPGQGMISKLLVGILIVIFGAFFVTVSSRIVGLIGSSNNPISGMTIATIMATCLVFIGVGWTGKLFEPMALVVGGMICIAAANAGATSQDLKTGYIVGATPKYQQMALFIGAIFSSIVIGWTVKLLDTPDSTMVAQGIQHAIGEKYNAPQATLMATLIKGILSFNLDWQFVIAGVFLALVLELCGIKSLSFAVGAYLPLATTLPIFIGGAIKGVVDWNMERKQKAKENEDLGKGALFATGLVAGGALAGVIVALLNVNEGIANSLASISLEHGISNTFGAGMYQILGVLFFAGLSFLLYRTATKD